In the Alkaliphilus oremlandii OhILAs genome, one interval contains:
- a CDS encoding lipase chaperone, which produces MKRPTLKNAKKRALISTILALTLILTFIIAMVTDVFLTSNKVIFGIFPAVLGIGSGLIMRYFIKKRAKDKGDSILYIIVGMVSVVIVVNIVGALYIKNTADNTIAKAPIPEGYPVVTMKDINKEAKEVKLKSREFSWGVSPIVPKYYDYWEMWNIDGREQMIRGSYYEVSHPYFARITFDGKAESISRVPTFVNRSLRWENEPLIEDEEMKQRWKVDRLLLTKDRDAIMVQKGNTVVFLAGDIDFDEVYTQEKIIEKLFN; this is translated from the coding sequence ATGAAAAGGCCAACTTTAAAAAATGCTAAAAAGAGGGCACTCATATCCACTATATTGGCCCTAACGCTGATATTGACTTTTATAATAGCGATGGTTACAGATGTATTTTTAACTTCTAATAAGGTTATCTTCGGTATATTTCCAGCAGTTTTAGGGATCGGTTCTGGACTTATCATGAGGTATTTTATAAAGAAAAGAGCCAAGGATAAGGGCGACAGTATTTTATACATAATCGTCGGTATGGTTTCTGTTGTAATCGTAGTGAATATTGTAGGGGCATTGTATATAAAAAATACAGCTGATAATACCATCGCTAAAGCTCCTATACCTGAAGGGTACCCTGTAGTTACGATGAAGGATATAAATAAAGAGGCTAAAGAAGTTAAACTTAAGAGTAGAGAATTTAGCTGGGGAGTGAGCCCTATCGTTCCTAAATACTATGATTATTGGGAGATGTGGAATATAGATGGTAGGGAACAAATGATAAGAGGAAGCTACTATGAAGTAAGTCATCCTTATTTTGCTCGAATCACTTTTGATGGAAAAGCTGAATCAATTTCAAGAGTACCAACATTTGTAAACCGATCACTAAGATGGGAAAATGAGCCTTTAATCGAAGATGAAGAGATGAAACAGCGATGGAAGGTGGATCGACTTTTATTAACAAAAGATAGAGATGCGATCATGGTACAAAAAGGAAATACCGTTGTATTTTTGGCTGGAGATATAGATTTCGATGAGGTCTATACACAGGAGAAGATTATTGAGAAATTGTTTAATTAA
- a CDS encoding MerR family transcriptional regulator has product MEKNKLISVSIIMLAISIVFGSVFIGTGLKSPEQDDILELGEAAKYLRLSEGDLLYMIRGNDFGINYIEINGKYIFSREGLHEWVKTRQLKIQR; this is encoded by the coding sequence GTGGAAAAAAACAAACTAATATCGGTATCTATAATTATGCTTGCTATAAGTATTGTATTTGGATCTGTTTTTATAGGTACTGGATTAAAAAGTCCAGAACAAGATGATATTTTAGAACTAGGAGAGGCGGCAAAATATCTAAGGCTGAGTGAAGGCGATTTACTATATATGATAAGAGGCAATGATTTTGGTATTAACTATATTGAAATTAATGGAAAATATATCTTTAGTAGAGAAGGATTGCATGAGTGGGTTAAAACTCGACAATTGAAAATTCAACGATAA
- a CDS encoding cation:proton antiporter, translating to MLTSLALIFLLGLTLGSILNKLKLPSLLGMMIAGMILSPYGLNLLHPSILEISSDLRQLALIIILTRAGLSFNIGDLKKVGRPALLMCFVPACFEIIGVTVIATRVMAVSFLDAAIMGSVLAAVSPAVVVPRMIKIIEEGYGKERSIPQLILAGASVDDVFVIVLFTAFTSLASGGKVSIFNFLQIPVSIILGIMLGALFGLILVLFLKKISVRDSVRILIVLSVSFLLMEIERQLNGILPVSGLLAILSMGIMIYRKDGLSAKQLSMQYNKLWVAAEILLFVLVGAAVDLSYATKAGTSAVIIVLCALIFRMVGVFIYLLKTTLLKKEKLFCMVAYTPKATVQAAIGAIPLSMGLPSGQNILTVAVVSILITAPLGAIGIDKLYKKLLN from the coding sequence ATGTTAACAAGTCTAGCGCTTATTTTTTTATTGGGGCTTACTCTAGGCAGTATATTGAACAAACTTAAACTGCCAAGCCTGCTAGGGATGATGATTGCTGGGATGATTTTAAGTCCTTATGGACTCAATCTGTTGCACCCATCTATTTTAGAAATATCTTCTGATTTAAGGCAACTAGCCCTAATCATTATTCTAACGAGGGCAGGGTTATCCTTTAATATTGGTGATTTGAAAAAAGTTGGACGTCCTGCATTGTTGATGTGTTTCGTTCCTGCTTGTTTTGAAATTATAGGTGTTACGGTCATCGCTACGAGAGTAATGGCCGTATCCTTTTTAGATGCTGCCATTATGGGTAGTGTTCTAGCAGCAGTATCCCCTGCTGTGGTTGTTCCAAGAATGATCAAAATTATTGAAGAGGGCTATGGCAAAGAAAGAAGTATACCACAATTGATCTTAGCGGGAGCATCCGTAGATGATGTGTTTGTAATTGTTCTATTTACAGCCTTTACTTCTCTAGCATCAGGAGGCAAAGTTTCCATCTTCAATTTCTTACAAATTCCAGTTTCTATCATACTAGGAATCATGCTAGGAGCCCTATTTGGTTTGATCTTAGTCTTATTTTTAAAAAAGATCTCTGTTAGAGATTCTGTAAGGATATTAATTGTTCTCAGTGTTTCTTTTCTACTAATGGAAATTGAACGCCAGTTGAATGGAATTCTGCCAGTTTCAGGCTTACTGGCAATTCTGAGTATGGGAATTATGATTTATCGAAAGGATGGTCTTTCCGCAAAACAACTGTCAATGCAGTATAATAAATTATGGGTAGCGGCAGAGATACTGCTTTTCGTGTTGGTTGGAGCTGCAGTAGACTTAAGCTATGCTACGAAAGCGGGCACATCTGCAGTCATCATTGTTTTGTGTGCGCTGATATTCAGAATGGTGGGCGTTTTTATATACTTATTAAAAACTACTTTGCTAAAAAAAGAAAAGTTGTTCTGTATGGTAGCATATACACCCAAAGCAACGGTGCAAGCCGCCATTGGTGCAATTCCGCTGTCTATGGGCTTGCCCAGTGGACAAAATATCTTAACAGTGGCTGTAGTATCCATTTTAATAACAGCACCCCTTGGCGCCATTGGCATTGATAAGCTCTATAAAAAGCTTTTAAATTAA
- a CDS encoding DUF2500 domain-containing protein: MSLKEGVDVDMFYGFYGIMDLMFPLFFITIFSIIVFAFFKGIREWSNNNKQPVLSVPAKIVAKRNHTSRSTSNHDGHHHHSTSTNYYITFEVESGDRMEFYVSGKEYGLLAEGDIGKLTFQGTRYHKFEREI; encoded by the coding sequence TTGAGCTTAAAAGAAGGAGTGGATGTAGACATGTTTTACGGTTTTTATGGCATTATGGATTTAATGTTCCCTTTATTTTTTATTACGATTTTCAGTATTATCGTATTCGCTTTTTTTAAAGGAATAAGAGAATGGAGCAATAACAACAAACAGCCTGTTTTAAGTGTGCCGGCTAAAATTGTTGCAAAGCGCAATCATACCTCAAGGAGTACAAGTAATCATGATGGACATCATCATCATAGCACTTCTACAAATTACTACATTACTTTTGAAGTTGAAAGTGGCGATCGAATGGAATTTTATGTTTCTGGTAAAGAATATGGACTTTTAGCAGAAGGTGATATTGGGAAATTAACCTTTCAAGGAACGCGATACCATAAGTTTGAGAGGGAAATATAG
- a CDS encoding NUDIX hydrolase: protein MIEVKFYDDIEDRLLKFAVIVSRHKGKWVFCKHKERNTYECPGGRREEGERILETARRELWEETGAVQFDLREVCVYSVTRENEETFGMLYFSEVKQFEKLPPLEIEKIEFFDELPEAWTYPLIQPTLIEKIKKEKFI, encoded by the coding sequence ATGATCGAAGTAAAGTTTTATGATGATATTGAGGATCGTTTATTAAAATTTGCAGTAATTGTTTCTAGACATAAGGGAAAGTGGGTATTTTGTAAGCACAAGGAAAGGAATACCTACGAATGTCCTGGTGGAAGAAGAGAAGAAGGCGAAAGGATTCTAGAAACAGCCCGAAGAGAACTTTGGGAGGAAACAGGGGCAGTTCAATTTGATTTAAGAGAGGTTTGTGTGTACTCCGTTACAAGAGAGAATGAAGAAACATTTGGTATGCTGTACTTTTCTGAAGTGAAACAGTTTGAAAAGCTACCACCTTTAGAAATCGAGAAAATAGAATTCTTTGATGAGTTGCCAGAGGCCTGGACTTATCCCTTGATACAGCCAACGCTGATTGAGAAGATAAAAAAGGAAAAGTTTATTTGA
- a CDS encoding uracil-DNA glycosylase, with amino-acid sequence MNKEIINCYQCKYFYVTWNRNFPKGCKFFGFTTHKLPSTYVFETSGDVCHGFVQKNRAE; translated from the coding sequence ATGAACAAGGAAATAATTAATTGCTATCAGTGCAAATATTTCTATGTAACATGGAATCGAAATTTTCCAAAGGGATGTAAGTTCTTTGGATTTACCACACATAAACTACCATCCACTTATGTTTTTGAAACATCGGGCGATGTGTGTCACGGTTTTGTACAAAAGAACAGAGCAGAATAA
- a CDS encoding ComEC/Rec2 family competence protein: MSIKKIWSMILILSLVMAVLVGCGEISQETVGKGLDILTQIVEEELSKAEDTGAIEENITEQETAGEGNLQVHVIDIGQGSANFIVGADGKTMLYDAGGEDSSSGRVVVDYIKSLGYEKIDVAVFTHPHADHINGAPTIFKELKVESVYYPKVTHNTKTFENFANAVQNAGLKFKTAKAGVKIPFGVTTAEIVAPLSNQYENLNDYSATVKLAWKDTSVLLTGDVEKTSEKEMIESAYDLDVDLLLVPHHGSNSSTTNAFLDKTTPAYAVISCGKDNSYGHPHKEVRARLNKRNIKTYITAELGTIIATLDGETIGFTTVPK, encoded by the coding sequence ATGTCTATAAAAAAAATATGGAGCATGATCTTAATACTTTCCCTAGTAATGGCTGTCTTAGTAGGATGTGGGGAGATTAGTCAGGAAACTGTAGGAAAAGGGCTAGATATATTAACGCAAATTGTGGAAGAAGAATTATCGAAAGCAGAGGACACCGGAGCGATAGAAGAAAATATTACGGAGCAAGAAACAGCTGGAGAGGGAAATTTACAGGTTCATGTGATTGATATTGGACAAGGGAGCGCCAATTTTATCGTGGGGGCAGACGGAAAAACCATGCTTTACGATGCCGGCGGAGAGGACTCCAGCTCCGGTAGAGTCGTTGTTGACTATATCAAATCCCTTGGCTATGAAAAAATAGATGTGGCTGTATTCACACATCCACATGCAGACCATATTAATGGTGCGCCAACGATTTTTAAAGAATTAAAGGTTGAATCCGTATATTATCCGAAGGTAACCCATAACACAAAGACCTTCGAAAACTTTGCAAATGCAGTTCAAAATGCAGGATTGAAGTTTAAAACAGCCAAGGCTGGCGTAAAAATTCCTTTTGGTGTGACAACGGCAGAGATTGTTGCACCCCTATCGAATCAATACGAGAATTTAAATGATTATAGTGCTACGGTAAAGCTTGCATGGAAGGATACCTCTGTTTTATTAACTGGAGACGTTGAAAAAACATCTGAAAAGGAAATGATCGAAAGTGCATACGATTTAGATGTGGATTTATTATTGGTTCCACACCATGGATCTAACTCTTCCACAACCAATGCTTTCCTAGATAAAACCACACCAGCCTATGCGGTGATATCCTGCGGTAAGGACAATTCCTATGGTCATCCTCATAAAGAGGTAAGGGCTCGTTTAAATAAAAGAAATATTAAAACTTATATTACTGCAGAGCTAGGAACCATCATTGCAACTTTAGATGGGGAAACAATCGGGTTTACAACTGTACCAAAGTAA
- a CDS encoding DUF3006 domain-containing protein produces the protein MSMIVLDRFEGNFAVVEIDGETVNVEINLVMDDVKEGDVLKIVEGFYYRDEEATSNRKKYMEDRFKDLWED, from the coding sequence ATGTCCATGATAGTATTAGATCGATTTGAAGGAAATTTCGCAGTGGTTGAAATAGACGGTGAAACAGTCAATGTGGAAATCAACCTAGTAATGGATGATGTTAAAGAAGGGGACGTCTTAAAGATCGTGGAAGGATTCTATTATAGGGATGAAGAAGCCACCAGCAACCGAAAAAAATATATGGAAGATAGATTTAAGGATCTATGGGAAGATTAA
- a CDS encoding histidine phosphatase family protein, translating into MLKIYLTRHGETEWNIQGKLQGWNDSNLTENGIEGAYALHHHLSDINIDAIYSSPLGRAMKTSEIIAGERGIEIIEEPNFKEVYLGDWEGRTGIELEELYSEQYYNFWHAPHLYRTEKGESFSRVQDRAIGAIHKIVETRKSGNILIVTHGVTLKLILAYFESRSLEDLWKSKFVKNTSLSLIEFDGEEYQIALYADSSHIADAY; encoded by the coding sequence GTGCTAAAGATATATTTAACGAGACATGGAGAGACAGAATGGAACATCCAAGGTAAATTGCAAGGATGGAATGACTCCAACCTAACAGAGAATGGGATAGAAGGAGCTTACGCACTGCACCATCATCTATCGGATATAAACATAGATGCAATTTATTCCAGCCCTTTAGGAAGGGCGATGAAAACATCTGAAATTATAGCTGGAGAAAGAGGAATCGAAATTATAGAGGAACCGAACTTTAAAGAGGTTTACTTAGGGGATTGGGAAGGTAGAACCGGGATCGAGCTTGAAGAATTGTATTCAGAGCAATACTATAATTTCTGGCATGCACCCCATTTATACAGAACAGAAAAGGGAGAATCTTTTTCTAGAGTTCAAGACAGAGCCATAGGCGCTATTCACAAAATTGTAGAGACCAGAAAAAGTGGGAATATTCTAATCGTAACCCATGGTGTTACTTTAAAGCTGATTTTAGCATATTTTGAGAGTCGGTCTTTAGAAGATTTGTGGAAATCAAAATTCGTAAAAAATACAAGTCTTAGTTTAATTGAATTTGACGGCGAGGAATATCAGATTGCTTTATATGCAGACAGCAGCCATATAGCAGATGCATATTAA
- a CDS encoding SagB/ThcOx family dehydrogenase, with product MSKGIGREFMEKTQYRYLEESDQNKGLPQPPLEVPTDSNVALINLTPVKDINVQRIDLREAIERRKSLRKYADTSLTMEELSYLLWCTQGVKQIVSRPATIRTVPSAGARHPFETYLLINNVTGLEPGLYRYIALSHQLMVVNLEAEIDDKIMKACLEQEFIKNSAVTFIWTVDMYRTGWRYGERGYRYIHLDAGHVCQNLYLSAQSIDSGVCAIAAFDDEEINSIIGLDGENHFTVYVATVGKVL from the coding sequence ATGAGTAAGGGAATTGGTAGAGAGTTTATGGAAAAAACACAGTATCGTTATTTGGAAGAATCCGACCAAAATAAGGGGCTACCCCAGCCACCATTGGAAGTGCCGACGGATTCAAATGTAGCATTGATAAATTTAACGCCTGTAAAGGATATCAATGTTCAAAGGATCGATTTAAGAGAAGCCATAGAACGTAGGAAGAGCTTAAGAAAATACGCAGATACTAGCTTAACCATGGAAGAACTTTCGTATTTATTATGGTGCACTCAAGGGGTAAAGCAGATTGTATCCAGACCAGCGACCATCCGAACAGTACCCTCAGCAGGGGCCCGGCATCCATTTGAAACCTATCTCTTGATAAATAATGTGACTGGGTTAGAACCAGGTTTATACCGATACATAGCCCTTTCTCATCAATTGATGGTAGTGAACTTGGAGGCAGAAATCGACGACAAGATAATGAAGGCTTGTTTAGAGCAGGAGTTTATAAAAAATAGTGCAGTAACCTTCATTTGGACCGTAGATATGTACCGAACAGGATGGCGGTATGGAGAGAGAGGGTATCGATATATTCATTTAGATGCAGGTCATGTTTGTCAAAATCTATATCTTTCAGCTCAAAGTATAGACAGTGGTGTTTGTGCAATTGCGGCATTTGACGATGAAGAAATAAATAGTATAATTGGATTAGATGGAGAAAATCATTTTACTGTGTATGTAGCAACTGTAGGAAAAGTTTTATAA
- a CDS encoding aminopeptidase P family protein codes for MDVKEKIQKLRALMSENGIDAYIISNSDPHLSEYVAEHWKVRSWVSGFSGSAGTVVITKDDGGLWTDGRYYIQAERQLAGSGIRLFKAAEPNVPTYTEWIGNTLEKGQCVGFDGWVFNTSMAKEMETIFNNKELKINKEANLLDNVWQDRPALSTEPAFNHDVKFAGKSTLEKLTEVREEMKKKRLDYYIISSLDDIAWLFNIRGRDVTNNPVVISYALISMEEAYLFIDERKVTEEVRATLSNNQVQIKPYDDILAEVGNLENNKRILLDPSRINVRIYDVIPAGCVKLEGTDITTNLKAVKNEIEIKNLKNSQVRDGVAMVKFLHWLDTNIGKTPITEISATEKLESFRREQEYFVEPSFATIAAYKGNAAMMHYNAYENEECVLKPEGLFLLDSGGQYFDGTTDITRTMALGPITKQEKEDFTLVLKSHIALCKIKFLYGATGSNLDIIARQPLWERGLDYKCGTGHGLGYFLNVHEGPHRLSQVPNTARLEKGMLITNEPGIYREGKHGIRTENTLLVVEDEKTEFGQFMKFEVVSLCPIDLNAIDKNLLTEGEISWLNEYHKEVYKTLSPYLNTEEKTWLEGATRTL; via the coding sequence ATGGACGTTAAAGAGAAAATACAGAAACTAAGAGCGCTTATGAGTGAAAATGGTATCGATGCTTATATCATATCAAACTCGGACCCTCATTTAAGCGAATACGTTGCAGAGCATTGGAAGGTTAGAAGTTGGGTATCTGGTTTTTCTGGCTCTGCAGGCACAGTAGTGATAACGAAGGACGATGGAGGACTTTGGACAGACGGACGATATTACATACAGGCAGAAAGACAGCTTGCTGGATCTGGCATTCGACTGTTTAAAGCAGCAGAACCCAATGTTCCAACATATACAGAGTGGATCGGAAACACCTTGGAAAAAGGTCAATGTGTTGGATTCGATGGATGGGTTTTTAATACAAGTATGGCAAAGGAAATGGAAACCATCTTTAACAATAAAGAGCTCAAGATTAATAAAGAAGCCAATTTATTGGATAATGTATGGCAGGATAGACCAGCGCTGTCTACAGAGCCAGCTTTTAACCATGATGTTAAGTTTGCTGGAAAATCTACCTTAGAAAAGCTGACTGAAGTAAGAGAAGAGATGAAAAAGAAAAGATTAGATTACTATATCATCAGTAGCTTGGACGATATTGCATGGTTATTCAATATTAGAGGAAGAGATGTTACAAACAATCCTGTTGTTATTTCCTATGCCCTTATATCCATGGAAGAAGCCTATTTATTCATAGACGAAAGAAAGGTAACGGAGGAGGTAAGAGCCACATTATCTAATAATCAAGTACAAATTAAACCTTATGATGATATCTTAGCGGAAGTAGGCAATTTGGAAAACAATAAACGCATCCTATTAGACCCAAGTAGAATTAATGTTAGAATATATGATGTTATTCCAGCTGGTTGTGTAAAACTCGAAGGAACAGATATCACAACAAATTTAAAGGCCGTAAAAAATGAGATAGAAATTAAAAACTTAAAGAACTCACAGGTTCGAGATGGCGTTGCCATGGTGAAATTCCTTCATTGGTTGGATACGAATATTGGAAAAACACCAATTACAGAAATCTCTGCTACTGAAAAGCTAGAAAGCTTTAGAAGAGAGCAGGAATATTTTGTAGAGCCAAGCTTTGCCACCATTGCTGCCTATAAAGGCAATGCTGCCATGATGCATTACAATGCTTATGAGAATGAGGAATGTGTGCTGAAACCAGAAGGATTATTTTTACTGGATTCCGGTGGTCAATATTTTGATGGAACTACAGATATTACAAGAACCATGGCTTTAGGACCGATCACCAAGCAAGAGAAAGAGGACTTTACTTTGGTTTTAAAATCCCATATCGCTCTTTGTAAAATCAAGTTCCTATATGGTGCTACGGGTTCCAACTTAGATATTATTGCGAGACAGCCGCTTTGGGAGAGAGGACTAGACTATAAATGTGGAACAGGCCACGGATTAGGCTACTTCTTGAACGTCCACGAAGGACCACATCGCTTGAGCCAAGTGCCGAATACTGCTCGATTGGAAAAAGGAATGCTCATCACCAATGAGCCAGGCATCTATAGAGAAGGAAAGCATGGTATCCGAACAGAAAATACACTGCTGGTTGTGGAAGATGAAAAAACTGAATTTGGGCAATTTATGAAGTTTGAAGTGGTATCGTTATGTCCAATTGATTTAAATGCAATCGACAAGAATCTTCTAACGGAAGGTGAGATCTCTTGGTTGAATGAATACCATAAAGAGGTTTATAAGACCTTATCACCTTACTTAAATACAGAAGAAAAAACTTGGTTAGAGGGTGCTACAAGGACGTTGTAG
- a CDS encoding YusW family protein, with protein MNRKIIPYFVVVLLLFVLTITGCTASQKPNVSDNNNIMPNEPKTTTPDPTADFTLNEIHAFDLDIELINNDKIDMEYKKGLNNKESKIETLLNGKKSTSQHESASREIEDLISKLPGASIANTNKIIDETLSLLKLKREDVVDFEMEFLFESGEKVTIEFNTR; from the coding sequence TTGAATAGAAAAATAATACCATACTTTGTTGTAGTATTACTACTATTTGTCCTAACGATAACAGGGTGTACAGCTTCTCAAAAGCCTAATGTATCGGACAACAATAATATCATGCCCAATGAACCAAAAACTACAACGCCGGACCCTACAGCAGACTTTACTTTAAATGAGATCCATGCTTTTGATTTAGACATCGAGTTAATCAACAATGATAAAATAGATATGGAGTATAAGAAAGGGCTTAATAATAAGGAAAGTAAGATAGAAACATTGCTCAATGGAAAGAAATCTACTTCTCAGCACGAATCTGCTTCTAGAGAAATTGAAGATTTAATCAGCAAGCTTCCCGGGGCCTCCATCGCTAATACGAATAAGATTATCGATGAAACCTTGTCTCTTTTAAAATTAAAGAGAGAAGATGTTGTAGACTTTGAGATGGAATTCTTATTTGAATCGGGAGAAAAGGTAACTATAGAATTTAATACACGATAA
- a CDS encoding DNA-3-methyladenine glycosylase, whose amino-acid sequence MKLERKFYDRPTLEVSKDLLGKKLVHYVKGEKLSARIVEVEAYIGAIDKAAHSYNNKITERTKIMFGPPGYAYVYLIYGMYHCMNIVTEKDGVAAAVLIRAVEPVNGIETMANYRYSKPIEDLTKKQIHNLTSGPGKLCVAMNISKINNGADLCGEEMWIEADGYHNFEIVTTKRINIDYAEEAIDFPWRFYIKDNPFISRK is encoded by the coding sequence ATGAAATTAGAACGGAAATTTTATGATAGACCGACACTAGAGGTATCGAAAGATTTACTGGGAAAAAAATTGGTCCACTATGTGAAGGGAGAAAAATTATCGGCACGAATTGTGGAAGTAGAGGCCTATATCGGTGCAATCGATAAAGCTGCCCATAGCTATAACAACAAGATCACAGAAAGAACAAAGATCATGTTTGGACCTCCTGGATATGCATACGTTTATTTAATCTATGGGATGTACCACTGCATGAACATCGTCACCGAAAAAGATGGCGTAGCAGCTGCAGTTTTAATTAGAGCTGTGGAGCCGGTGAACGGTATAGAAACCATGGCGAATTATCGATACTCTAAACCCATAGAGGATTTAACTAAAAAGCAGATCCATAATTTAACCAGTGGACCTGGAAAGCTTTGTGTAGCTATGAATATAAGCAAAATAAACAATGGTGCAGATCTTTGTGGAGAAGAGATGTGGATAGAGGCGGATGGCTACCATAATTTTGAAATCGTAACCACCAAAAGAATCAACATTGACTATGCAGAGGAAGCCATCGATTTCCCATGGCGGTTTTATATCAAAGACAATCCTTTTATTTCTAGAAAATAA
- a CDS encoding alpha-hydroxy-acid oxidizing protein, whose amino-acid sequence MEYSEVLNRARELVHEKCKVCKECNGVVCKGQVPGVGGKGSGSSFIRNWQKIQDVKINLDTIIEESPIDTSIELFGQKFTYPVFAAPIGAVGLNYSPALDDFEYTKAIIGGCKEAGVIGFTGDGVKDEFYDLPLQVVKENNGHGIPTIKPWKKEEIIAKIKKAEENGAPAVAMDIDAAGLVTLALLGKPVGTKSIEDLKEIISSTKLPVILKGVMTVEGAKKALKAGAYGIVVSNHGGRVLDHTPATIEVLPAIADAVKGRMKIFVDGGFRTGLDIFKAIALGADAVLIGRPYAVAAYGGGAEGVKVYTEKIGNELKETMIMAGCHNLADIKRDRVFL is encoded by the coding sequence ATGGAGTATTCAGAAGTTCTAAATAGAGCGAGAGAGCTTGTACATGAAAAATGTAAGGTTTGTAAAGAGTGTAATGGTGTTGTATGCAAAGGACAAGTACCAGGTGTTGGTGGAAAAGGCTCTGGATCTAGTTTTATTAGAAACTGGCAGAAGATTCAAGATGTTAAAATTAATTTAGATACAATTATTGAAGAAAGTCCAATCGATACATCCATAGAACTTTTTGGTCAAAAATTTACTTATCCAGTATTTGCTGCACCCATTGGTGCTGTAGGACTGAACTATAGCCCAGCATTGGACGATTTCGAATATACAAAAGCGATCATTGGTGGATGTAAAGAGGCCGGTGTTATTGGATTTACTGGAGATGGTGTAAAGGATGAGTTTTACGATCTGCCTCTTCAAGTAGTAAAAGAAAATAATGGTCATGGCATTCCTACAATTAAACCTTGGAAGAAGGAAGAGATCATTGCAAAAATAAAAAAAGCAGAAGAAAATGGCGCCCCAGCAGTTGCCATGGATATTGATGCAGCTGGTCTAGTTACATTGGCTCTATTGGGCAAGCCTGTAGGAACAAAATCGATCGAGGATTTAAAAGAGATTATTTCTTCAACAAAACTACCTGTAATTTTAAAGGGCGTTATGACTGTGGAAGGTGCTAAAAAAGCTTTAAAGGCAGGAGCTTACGGTATTGTTGTTTCCAACCATGGCGGTAGAGTTTTAGACCATACACCAGCTACAATCGAAGTTTTACCAGCTATTGCCGATGCGGTAAAGGGAAGGATGAAGATATTTGTAGACGGCGGATTTAGAACCGGTCTGGATATTTTCAAGGCCATCGCTCTAGGTGCCGATGCTGTATTGATAGGTCGTCCCTATGCAGTTGCTGCTTACGGCGGTGGTGCAGAAGGCGTTAAGGTGTATACAGAAAAAATAGGAAATGAGTTAAAAGAAACGATGATTATGGCAGGATGTCATAATTTAGCCGATATCAAGAGAGATAGAGTATTCTTATAA